A single region of the Chrysoperla carnea chromosome 5, inChrCarn1.1, whole genome shotgun sequence genome encodes:
- the LOC123301636 gene encoding uncharacterized protein LOC123301636: MKGLFVTLLAVLCLQLALGVPRYRRDTEDVAVTEATTTAVYPEPSADEQVIIQWSDLPIDEKIDSLGDKGLKILEENLKGLHQAYKLNDYGLADGEFIPNLPKLLNEKAGIPL; this comes from the exons atgaaaggactttttgtaactttattggctgttCTTTGCCTTCAA ttggCTCTTGGTGTTCCAAGATATCGTCGTGACACCGAAGACGTTGCAGTCACAGAAGCTACGACTACAGCAGTTTACCCAGAACCTTCTGCCGATGAGCAAGTTATAATTCAATGGTCTGATTTACCTATTGATGAGAAAATTGACAGTCTTGGCGATAAG ggtcttaaaattttagaagaaaatttaaaaggatTACATCAAGCAtacaaattaaatgattatgGATTAGCCGATGGTGAATTTATCCCtaatttaccaaaattattaaatgaaaaagctGGTATTCCATTATAA
- the LOC123301633 gene encoding uncharacterized protein LOC123301633 produces MLSMKMKIAFVLIGLACVLQYQNCEARALDDHLKEVGDSIKKVGDDVADSFDSNVKKPLEDNVDEANKSFSDKFNGFLDKASDLASQAKKSASNAFDSAKESASNAFDSAKKSVSSAYDDIKHKIES; encoded by the exons atgttatcaatgaaaatgaaaattgcatTTGTGTTAATTGGTTTGGCGTGTGTTTTACAATATCAA aacTGCGAAGCTCGTGCCCTAGATGATCATTTAAAAGAAGTCGGAGATTCTATTAAAAAAGTTGGAGATGATGTTGCAGATTCTTTTGATTCAAATGTGAAAAAACCATTAGAGGACAATGTGGATGaa gcAAATAAATCTTTCTCAGATAAATTCAACGGTTTTCTTGATAAGGCATCAGATTTGGCATCACAAGCGAAAAAATCAGCATCAAATGCATTCGATAGTGCAAAGGAAAGTGCATCAAACGCTTTCGATAGTGCAAAGAAATCTGTATCCAGTGCCTATGAcgatattaaacataaaatagaaagttag